The DNA region AAACCTTCGTGACAAGTCGGTAAAACCTCGTGACAAGTCGGTAAAACCTCGTGACGGGTCGGTAAAACCTCGTGACAGGTCGGTAAAACCTCGTGACGAGTCGGTAAAACCTCGTGACGAGTCGGTAAAACCTCGTGACGAGTCGGTAAAACCTCGTGACGAGTCGGTAAAACCTCGTGACAGGGCGGTAAAACTTCGTGACAGGGCGGTAAAGCTTTATGGAGGCTCTGGTTTTGAGTGGGCAGGCGAGGAGATGTGCATGAGGCACGGCAATTAAGCAGTAGTTATGTTTTATTTTCGTAACCCTTCGGCCATGAGCGTGTTGCTTGTTATTTAGGATTTTTTATCGGGAGTAGTTTGTACAGTTGGTTGGCCGGGTGGTCTGGAAGCACCTCGAGGGTATGGCTGAGCCAGCCAAAAGGTTCTACTTCATTGAGTTTGCATGTGGCTAACAAGGAATAAATCATGGCTGCGCGCTTTGCTCCCTCATGCGAGCCTGCAAACAGATAATTTTTTCGGCCAAAGGCTACAGGACGTATGGTGTTTTCAATCAGGTTGTTGTCCATTTGATATCGTCCGTCATCGAGGTATCTTATCAGTCTTGGCCAAAGGGTCAACATGTAAGTGATGGCCTGGCCAATGGCGCTTTTGGGCAAGACACAGGCATGTTGCTCACTGAGCCACCGATGCAACTGCTCAAGCACAGGTTGGGCCTGTTGTTGTCTGAGGATTTTTATCTCATCATGGTTCAGGTGATTCTCTTTTGCCATGCGCTCAATCTGGTATAGCTTGCCTATGAGCAACAGGGCAGTTTCAGCCCGTTGGCTGTCGTTATCCAATGCCTTTTCAAAATTGCGTCTGGCATGTGCCATGCAGGCAAGTTGCAAGATATGGCCTTTGAAAGCGAGCTTTGACTTTGACCGCTTTGCTTCCACTGCTCAACCAACAAAAACATTTTGGCTTTGCGCTCTTTACGAATCACATCCCAAAAATTTTATACGCAAATATCTGCAAACCAACCCCGTCCTAAAAATATGTTTATGGCCGAAGGGTTACAGTTATTCAGAATAAAGTAAATAATAATAACAATAGCTTTAATATTTTGAAATGTTACTTTTAACAGGTATTCAACGATATTCATACTTGGTTGGATTTTGAGCTATAAATTTAAAAATGTTTTAATCAAAGAGAACATACATTTTTGAGCTTATTAAGTCTCACCAACATTCCCCCACCAGTCCGCTTTATCCCTACCTTTGCAGTGCGAAACATGAAAGTATCCGACAACGAAATTCTGGCAGCTGCCGACATCATCCGCAAGGGCGGGCTGGTAGCTTTTCCGACCGAGACCGTATATGGCCTTGGCGCCAATGCATTGGATGCCAATGCAGTGGCCAGGATATTTGCGATCAAGGAACGGCCATCCTTCGATCCGCTTATTGTCCATATCGCCTCGGTTGACACTGTTGCGCATCTTATGCTGGGTTTTGATGAAAGGGTGAACCTGCTGGCGCGCGCTTTCTGGCCTGGGCCGCTGACCATTGTGGTACCAAAAAACAACAGCATTCCGGATATCGTGACGGCAGGGCTGCCCAATGTTGGTCTCAGGATGCCTGCCAACGATGTCGCGCTCAGGCTCATCGAAGCTGCAGGCTGTCCGGTAGCCGCTCCCAGCGCCAACAAATTTGGTCAGCTCAGCCCTACACAGGCCGGGCATGTCCGCAAGGCTTTTCCCGCTTTGAAGCATGTGCTCGACGGCGGGCCATGCAGGGTGGGGGTCGAATCAACGGTTGTTGCGCTCGATGCCCGGGGGTTCCTCATCCTGCGGCCGGGAGCCATCACCCGAGAGATGTTGCAAAAACATGTGCCTGCCTCACCTGCCACAGGGGTAAGTGTGCTGGAGGCGGCTTCGCCGGGCCATATGCCCTCGCATTACAGCCCGACCAAACCTCTCTTTATCGAAGGCATTCATCAGTTGCCGGCCGACACCTCCGGGGCGGCATATCTTTCGGCCGATGGAAGAATTCCGCAAGGCTATGCCCATGTCGAGATACTGTCGGCTAAAGGGAGCCTGAATGAGGTTGCTGTCAACCTTTTTGGCGCCTTGCACCGCATGGAAGAAGCTGAGGTTGAATTCATTGTAGCCCAGACTGTGGAACCGCGGGGTATCGGTCTGGCCATCATGGACAGGCTTCGGAAGGCGGCACACCGTTTCCACAAGGATTGATCAATAAAGCCCACTTTCACATCCTTTCTAAAACGTTTCTGTTAATGTTATTTTTTTCACATCTACTTCAGTTTTAAAGGTGGTTACCGCCTGATTTTTTGATATTTTTGGCACATAAAGATCAACAAGAGTTAATTTAATAACACCAAAGCCATGACAAAGCACGTAATGATCATTTTGGTTGGCATGCGCAACGATGCTGCCGAGAAAGTGCAGAAGATTCTGACAGGATGGGGATGTTTCATCAAGACCCGTCTCGGGCTGCATGAGGATGTGCTGGAAAATTGCACCCAGACCGGACTGATTTTCCTCGAACTGGTTGGCGAAAAAGAAAAACTTCAGGAGATGGAGCGCAAGCTCAACCTCATTCCATCGGTCGATGCCCAACTGATGACCCTGACCATTTCGGACAAAGATTAAGCCACAAAGTTCTTTGGTTGGGTGGTGCTTCAACCAAACAAACCGACGGTGAACCTTTAACTGGTTTGCGTGCAGCAATCCGCGCCAATCAGCCAGATCAGTGTCACCGTGTCCCGGCCTCAGACGGGATCAGCGTTCCCATGAGAATAGAACACAGATGACACAGATCGAACAGATGATCACAGATTAAAAACAGCGCCAATCAGCCAGATCAGTGTCACCGTGTCCCGGCCTCAGACGGGATCAGCGTTCCCATGAGAATAGAACACAGATGACACAGATCGAACAGATGATCACAGATTAAAAACAGCGCCAATCAGCCAGATAAGTGTCACCGTGTCCCGGCCTTAGACGGGATCAGCGTTCCAAATTTAAGGAAGTCACACTCTCCCAGTCGCCCAGTCGCCCCCTCGCCCCCTCGCCCAGTCGCCCCGTCTCCCCCTCGCCCCGTCTCCCCCTCGCCCCCTCGCCCAGTCGCCCTCTGCGAATCAATCCTTATCTTTGCCAAAAAAAGAATGAAGCAGGCCATAAGCTCCGATTTTAAACTGGGTATTCTTGGCGGAGGCCAGTTGGGCAAGATGCTTTGCCAGGCCACAAGCACCTGGGACATAGCCACATGGGTACTCGATCCCGATCCGGAGGCATCCGCAGCCGAAGTCTGCACACGTTTTATCAATGGCTCTTTCCGCGATTATGACACGGTGCTGAGTTTTGGGCGCCAGGTTGACCTGCTCACGATAGAAATCGAAGGTGTGAACATCGAAGCTGTGGAGCAGCTCGAGCGCGAAGGCATCCCCATGTATCCCGAGCCACGCTGCCTGCGGATCATCCGCGATAAGGGCCTGCAAAAGCTTTTTTACACCGAAAACCACCTGCCTACCGCCCCTTTCCGGTTGTTCGAAACGGCCGATGAGGTGCGCGCTGCAGTTGCTGACGGAAGCCTCAGCCTGCCATTTGTGCAGAAAACCAGGCTTGCGGGTTACGACGGGCAGGGCGTGAAGGTCGTTGCTACGCCATCCGACCTGGAGTCGTTGTTCGATGTTCCTTCGCTGGCTGAAGATTTTATTGAGAATGCGCTCGAGATTGCTGTGATTGTCTCGCGCAACAGAAGCGGTGAGCTGGCTGTTTATCCTGCGGTGGAGATGATTTTCAATCCTGTGGCCAATCTGGTGGAGTATTTGCTTTCGCCTGCCCGCATCGGCGAACAGCTCAGCCGTCAGGCCGCGGAGATTGCCGTCGAAACCGCCAAAGCTTTTGGAATAACCGGTTTGCTGGCTGTGGAAATGTTTGTGGACAGCGCAGGCCGCATTTTCATCAACGAAGTAGCACCCCGTCCGCACAACAGCGGGCACCACACCATCGAGAGTGCAATCACCTCACAATACGAGCAACACCTGCGGGCTATTCTGGGTTTGCATCCGGGTTCCACGCGCCTCACCTCGCCTGCCGTGATGGTCAATATCCTCGGTCAGCCGGGCTATGCAGGACCGGCCATTTACGACGGGCTCAACGAGGTGCTGGCCATCGAAGGCGTCAAACTGCACATCTACGGTAAGAAGACTACCCGTCCCTTCCGCAAAATGGGCCATGCCACCATCCTCGATCCCGATCTTGCTACCGCATTGTCCAAAGCCGGAACCGTGCTCAGGAGGCTGAGAGTAATTAGTTGAAATGCAATACTTTACTCCTCAATGGTGATCGAAAGAATCTTGTCGCCCTGTCGGATGCTGTCGATCACATCCACATTTTCGATCACCTTACCGAATACGGTATGTTTGCGGTCGAGGTGGGCTGTATTGCGCCGGTTGTGGCAGATAAAAAACTGTGAGCCACCGGTGTTTCGGCCGGCATGAGCCATCGAAAGCACCCCACGGTCGTGGTATTGTTTTTTTCCATCCGTTTCACAGGGAATGCGGTAACCCGGACCACCCGTTCCATCACCTCTGGGGCATCCCCCCTGCACTACGAAATCCGGAATCACCCTGTGAAAAGTCAGACCATCGTAAAAACCCGATTTGGCCAGCTTTACAAAGTTTGCCACCGTGCCTGGCGCATCATCCTCAAACAGTTCGATGACCATGGTGCCCTTGTCGGTTACCATTGTTGCTTTCATGCGTATGATATTGTTTTACAATGAATTATTTAACGAAACGAAGCGATTTATGCCACCGGACTTTGCCGCCAAACAGCGGCTTGTTTTTGTCGAGCGAGAGCCACACAAATACGGCTTTACCCACGATATGATCTTCGGGTACAAAGCCCCAGAAACGGGAGTCGGCCGAGTTGTGGCGATTGTCGCCCATCATCCAGTAATAGTTCTGGGCAAATGTGTATTGCGTAGTTTCCACGTCATCCACAAAGATTTTTTCGCCCTCGGTGCGGAGTTTGTGGCCTTCGTACGCCGTGATGATGCGCTCGTAAAGCGGCAGGGTGCTGGCATTGAGCGCCACAGTTTTTCCTTTTGAAGGTATCTCGAGCGGGCCAAAATTGTCCACGTTCCAGGGATAACGGGCATCGTGCGGGAAGATTTCCGGATTCCATTCGCCGGCTTCATCCGTGAGCATCTGCACCTGCTTTACATTCGGCAGCTGCTGCAGCTCTTTTGCCACGGCCGGTGTGGTCCAGAACACATATTCCCCGTTTTGCATGCCCAGCCTGCCCTCGGTGATGTCATATTTATCCAGCACGCGCTGGTTGATGGGACTGCCATCGGTGAGAATGCTGTACCTGAATTGCAATTGACCGGGCGTCGGGTTTGGCTGACCATTCACGAACAGCTCTGCGTTTCGTATTTCGATGACATCGCCTGGCATGCCCACACACCTTTTAATGTAATTCTCCCTTTTGTCAACCGGACGGCTGGTGATTTCGCCGAAGTTGCGTTTGTCGCTCCACACCCGTTCGCGGCCATATTGTCTCACAAGCTGATAATAGCTCACATTGCTCTGAAACTTCAGGCTCAGCGTATCGCCGTCGGGATAGTTGAACACCACGGCATCGTTGCGCTGCACCTGTCCGAGACCCGGGAATCGGTAGTAAGGCCAGCTGACCCATTCCACATACGATTTGGCTGTTTCGCTCCAGGGCAAGGTGTGGTGCACAAACGGAAACGCCAAAGGGGTATTGGGCAGGCGAGGCCCGTAGCTCAACTTGCTCACAAACAGAAAGTCGCCAACCAGCAGCGACTTTTCCATACTCGAGGTGGGAATGGTATAAGCTTCGAACAGGAACATGCGAATGATGCTGGCAGCAACCACGGCAAACACGATGGCATCGAGCCACTCGCGCACAGGCGTCTTTTTCGGACGCTCTGTGACGGCAGGGTCAAGATATGGGAGCTGTTGGGCTGCCACACGCGGCAGATAAACAAACGGCAGGGCTGCGGCTGCCAGATGCTGCAGAAAACCTTCCTTGCCAAAACACCGCACCAGCTCGATGAGCATGAGCCAATACACGAAAATATTCAGAAACGGAACCAGCATCAGGGCAAGCCACCACCAGGGCTTCTTGATGATTTTCAGCAGGATGAAGAGGTTGTAGTAGGGCACAGCCGACATCCAGCCCTTGTATCCGGCCTTTTCGTAAAGCTTCCAGCCAAACACATTAAATACTGTAAGCAGTGCCGGAACCAATAAAATAAAACTAATCATGCGGCGGAAATTTTGAGGGCGAAGTTAACAAAGTATTAAGGGTGTTCGGGCAGGGCGCTGTTAATTATTCATAACCAAAGCTGTAGCCTGATTCAATAGCCAAGCAGGTCTTCCATGGTAAAGATTCCGGTTTTGCCAAGCACAAATTCTGCTGCCAGCACTGCGCCCAACGCAAAGCCCTCCCGGCTGAAGGCCTCGTGCCTCAGCACAATCTGATCCGAAGCCGAGGTGGCTATCACCTCGTGAATACCTTTAACCTCACCTTCGCGTATGGCTTCCACCGGAAGGACGGAGGCTTGTGCATCGTTACCAAGCTGCCAGCTTTCAAGACCTTCTACCCTGGCAATCAGATCGTTGGCAAGCTGTACGGCTGTTCCGCTGGGGGCATCGAGTTTGTGCACATGATGCACTTCCCGAATGCGCAGTTTGTAGTCGGTGCCATTGACCAACCAGGCCAGCTGCCGGTTAAGCCTGAACACGATGTTCATTCCGATGGAAAAATTCGGGGCATGGAACAAGGTGCCGTTGTGCTCCATCACCAGCATTTTAACCTCATCGAGGTGCTGCTGCCAGCCTGTGGTGCCCACCACAACAGGCCATCCCATGGTGATACAGCGTCGTATGTTTTCCAAAGCAGCCTCAGGCGAACTGAAATCAATGCACACATCTGCACTGATGTCCGGAGGGATGTCGTGCCATTGGGAGGCATTGTCGATTACCAGCGCAATCTGATGTCCTCTGGAAAGGCATTGGTGTTCAACCATTTTGCCCATCTTTCCGTAGCCGGAGAGCACAATATTCATAGGCTTAGAATTTTAAACGTACACTGATGCCTGCAGGCAAGGCTGCCATTGGCGAAGCCGGCATTGTTGGGGCGAGCTGCATTCCCGGCCTGATCTGGAGGACAAGGTCTTCGCTGACGTCGTAGTAAAAAAAGTGTGCATCTACCGTGGCATCAATGATATTCAGTGCATACCACACGCCCAGGAGCAGAAAACTTACCTCCATATTGCGCCGGTAGTAGTCGCGTATGGTGATGATGTCGTTGGCCGGATACTTGATATACTTGTTGTCGGTGGGGTAGGTCTCGCCCTGCGAAACATAAGTAAACGCCTCGCGGGCCATGCGGTATTCGTTGCGGTTGAGGATGCCTGCATAGGTAAACGCCCCGATACCTGCATACACTATGGGCACTTTCCAGTATTTGCGGTTGTAAATCTGTCCCAGCCCGGGCAGCACGGCCGAATAGACGCTTGCCTTGTGCGGCGAATGCTGATTAGCCGAAGCAAGCGTGTCGTTTGCAGGCTTTTGCGCCCTGACGGGAACCAAAGCCAGCAAAAGAATAAGCAGCAGCCACGATGGTTTATTCATCCGAACCAAGTGCGTTCAGGAGGCCGAGCAGGTTTTCGAGCTGACCATCATTGTCAAACGCAATGGATAACGCACCTTTTCCTTTGGGATTGCGTTTGATTTCTATTTTGGCGCCTATCTTTCTTGAGAGTTCGGCTGCCTTGTCTTTGTACACAGCGGGAACAGCCTGCACGGGAGCTTTTGCTTTGTTGCCCTGCGGATTGCTCAGGTCGCGCACCATTTTCTCCACCTGGCGCACGTTGAGCTCTTTTTCGATGATTTGCTGAAGGATAAGCAGCTGTTTTACAGGGTCTTCGATATTGATCAATGCGCGGGCATGCCCCATGGTGATATGTCCGTCGCGGAGTGCAATCTGCACTTCGGGCGGCAGCTTGAGCAGCCGGAGGAAATTGGCAATGGTGGTACGGCCTTTACCTACCTTTTCGCTGAGTTGCTCCTGTGTGAGCTGGCATTCTTCCATGAGGCGCTGGTAGCTGATGGCCACCTCTATGGCGTTGAGGTTTTCGCGGTGGATGTTCTCGATGAGGGCCATCTCGAGCATCTGCTCATCGTTGGCAACCCTGATGAATACCGGTATGGTAGTCAGGCCGGCCAGTTTAGATGCACGCAAACGTCGTTCTCCGCTGATCAGCTGATACTTATCAAAACCCAGTTTGCGCACGGTCACCGGCTGGATCACTCCCTGAGCTTTGATGGAGGCGGCCAGTTCGCGCAGGGCCATATCGTCGAAATCGGTGCGCGGCTGAAAGGGATTGGTCTCGATTTTGTCAATATCAATCTCGGCCGTTGCACCTACCACATAGTTACCGGCGATATCTTCGGACGTGATGTCGGTTTCGGGGCTTTGCAGAATAGCCTCAAGTCCGCGGCCCAGCCCCCTTTTTTTTGTCTTGTCAGCGCTCACTTGCTTTCCTCCTCAGTTTTTGCGACCATTTTATTCTTTACGAGAATTTCTCTGGCAAGGTTCAGATAATTGATGGCGCCCGTGCTGGCGGCATCGTGCATGATGATGGTTTCGCCGTGGCTGGGCGCTTCGCTCAGGCGGGTGTTGCGGGCAACGATGGTGTCGAAAACAAGCTGCTGGAAGTGGGTTTTCACCTCCTCCACCACCTGACGCGAAAGCCTCAGGCGCGAGTCGAACATGGTCAGCAGTATGCCCTCGATGTCGAGCTGGGGGTTCAGGCGGGTTTGCACAATCTTGATGGTATTAAGCAGCTTGCCGAGTCCTTCGAGGGCAAAATATTCGCATTGCACGGGGATGATAACCGAGTCGGATGCGGTGAGGGCATTCACCGTGATCAACCCGAGCGAGGGCGAGCAGTCGATGAGCACAAAGTCGTAATCGTTTTTCACTTTGTCGATCACCTGCTTCATCATCTTCTCGCGGTTTGGCAGATTGATCATCTCAATCTCCGCGCCTACCAGGTCGATATGGGCAGGAAGCAGCATCAGGTTGGGCGTGGTTGTTTCGAGCGTTGCCACCGAAGGTTCCACCCCGTCCATGATGCATTCGTACACGCTGTTTTCGATTTCCTTTGGGTCGTAGCCCAATCCCGAAGTAGCGTTGGCCTGCGGGTCGGCATCCACAAGCAAGGTACGAAACTCAAGCACCGCGAAGCTGGCTGCCAGGTTGATGGCAGTGGTTGTTTTGCCTACCCCGCCCTTTTGGTTTGCTATGGCAATGGTTTTACCCATGATGTTGTACTTCAGCTTGTTAAAGTAATTTTGTCGCAAAATTCGTCCGGAGGCAAAGTTAGTGCTTTTGCACAAGCTCTGTCACGCTCCCGGCAAAAAGCCGGTGCGTTTGAAAACTAATCTGAAGTATATTTCGGGATGACAGTGGCGGATAGCCGACTTAAAGATCCTCAAATTCAATGTCGGCCTGGTCGATGCCGTAGTTTTCGGGCAGCTCTCCGGTTTCAATAAAATGTATGCTTTCCTGCAGACCTTTGATAAACTTTTCAAAGTCTTCCCGGTACAGAAAAATCTTGTGTTTCTCGTAAATAAACCGCCCCAGTTCGTTGCTAAACTTGCGCTTGCTTTCAGTGATGGTGATGTATTTGTCGTCGCCCCGCGTAACCTTGACGTCGAAGAAATAGGTTCGTTTTCCGGCTTTCACTGCACGCGAAAAAATTCCATCCCTGTTGTCGTGCCTGTATTCAGCGTCCATTTGCTTACTGTTTTCCTTAGCTCTGTTGCCGAAACAAAAGTAAAAAATCTTCCTTACGTCAGGCCAGCAGGTAAAAAATACCGGCCTTTTGTTTTGTTAAGTCTTTTCTTATTTCCGGTATTCCGGTTAGCTTGGCCATCTTATCTGGATTCATTCTAAAAATGCCTATTTTTGCAGCCTGAAATTGAACAAAAAGCATCATTATTTCCTTTTGATGACAAAAACATTCTTGTATGGCCACATTTGAAATTGTGATGCCCAAGATGGGCGAAAGTGTTATTGAAGCCACCATCACCAAATGGCTCAAACAACCCGGCGATATGGTGTCGGAAGACGACCCGATCGTTGAGATTGCCACCGACAAGGTGGACAGCGAGATCCCCTCGCCCGTCGAAGGCAAGCTGATCAAGCAATTATATAAGGAGGGTGACGTGGTTGCCGTTGGCCTGCCTATTGCGGTCATCTCGCTCGATGGCGAAGATGCTGTTGCAGGTGAAGATGCGCCGGCCGCTCCGCAGCCTGAGGCAATACCCGGCGCCGAACTCATTGCCGGAGGCACTGCAGCAGCCGATGTGCCTGCACCGGTGAGCACCCCCGGAAGATTTTATTCGCCCCTGGTCAAGAGCATTGCCAAAGCCGAAAACATCGGCCAGGAGGAGCTCGACCGCATTCCGGGATCGGGCAAGGACGGACGCGTGACCAAGGAAGACGTACTCAACTATCTCAAAAACAGGTCACAAGCTCCCCAGCCAGTGGCCGCCACACCCGCACCGGCACCTCAAGCTGCTTCCGCACCGGCCCCTGCCCCGGCAAAACCTGCCCAGAAGATCGAAGCTCCGAAGGTGGTCACCGAAGCCGGCGACCAGATTGTGGAAATGGACCGCATGCGCCGCATCATCGCCGACCACATGGTGATGTCGAAGCATGTGTCGCCACACGTTACCAGCTTTATCGATGTGGACGTGACCAATATCGTAAACTGGCGCAACAGGGTGAAGGACAGCTTCTTCAAACGCGAAGGCGAAAAAATCACCTACACCCCGATCTTCTTCGAAGCCGCAGCCAAAGCCCTGAAAGAATTTCCTCAGATCAACGCCTCGGTTGACGGTTACAACATCATCCTGCGCAAGAACATCAACATCGGCATGGCCACAGCCCTGCCCAACGGCAACCTGATTGTGCCGGTAATCAAAAATGTGGACGAAAAAAGCCTGCTCGGCATCACCAAATCGGTGAACGACCTGGCAAATCGCGCAAGGGCCAACAAGCTCCTGCCCGACGAAATTCAGGGCGGCACCTTTACCATCACCAATTTCGGCACCTTCGACAGCATCACGGGCACACCCATCATCAATCAGCCT from Bacteroidota bacterium includes:
- a CDS encoding IS66 family transposase, whose protein sequence is MAHARRNFEKALDNDSQRAETALLLIGKLYQIERMAKENHLNHDEIKILRQQQAQPVLEQLHRWLSEQHACVLPKSAIGQAITYMLTLWPRLIRYLDDGRYQMDNNLIENTIRPVAFGRKNYLFAGSHEGAKRAAMIYSLLATCKLNEVEPFGWLSHTLEVLPDHPANQLYKLLPIKNPK
- a CDS encoding threonylcarbamoyl-AMP synthase; its protein translation is MKVSDNEILAAADIIRKGGLVAFPTETVYGLGANALDANAVARIFAIKERPSFDPLIVHIASVDTVAHLMLGFDERVNLLARAFWPGPLTIVVPKNNSIPDIVTAGLPNVGLRMPANDVALRLIEAAGCPVAAPSANKFGQLSPTQAGHVRKAFPALKHVLDGGPCRVGVESTVVALDARGFLILRPGAITREMLQKHVPASPATGVSVLEAASPGHMPSHYSPTKPLFIEGIHQLPADTSGAAYLSADGRIPQGYAHVEILSAKGSLNEVAVNLFGALHRMEEAEVEFIVAQTVEPRGIGLAIMDRLRKAAHRFHKD
- a CDS encoding 5-(carboxyamino)imidazole ribonucleotide synthase — translated: MKQAISSDFKLGILGGGQLGKMLCQATSTWDIATWVLDPDPEASAAEVCTRFINGSFRDYDTVLSFGRQVDLLTIEIEGVNIEAVEQLEREGIPMYPEPRCLRIIRDKGLQKLFYTENHLPTAPFRLFETADEVRAAVADGSLSLPFVQKTRLAGYDGQGVKVVATPSDLESLFDVPSLAEDFIENALEIAVIVSRNRSGELAVYPAVEMIFNPVANLVEYLLSPARIGEQLSRQAAEIAVETAKAFGITGLLAVEMFVDSAGRIFINEVAPRPHNSGHHTIESAITSQYEQHLRAILGLHPGSTRLTSPAVMVNILGQPGYAGPAIYDGLNEVLAIEGVKLHIYGKKTTRPFRKMGHATILDPDLATALSKAGTVLRRLRVIS
- a CDS encoding peptidylprolyl isomerase — protein: MKATMVTDKGTMVIELFEDDAPGTVANFVKLAKSGFYDGLTFHRVIPDFVVQGGCPRGDGTGGPGYRIPCETDGKKQYHDRGVLSMAHAGRNTGGSQFFICHNRRNTAHLDRKHTVFGKVIENVDVIDSIRQGDKILSITIEE
- the lepB gene encoding signal peptidase I, whose protein sequence is MLIELVRCFGKEGFLQHLAAAALPFVYLPRVAAQQLPYLDPAVTERPKKTPVREWLDAIVFAVVAASIIRMFLFEAYTIPTSSMEKSLLVGDFLFVSKLSYGPRLPNTPLAFPFVHHTLPWSETAKSYVEWVSWPYYRFPGLGQVQRNDAVVFNYPDGDTLSLKFQSNVSYYQLVRQYGRERVWSDKRNFGEITSRPVDKRENYIKRCVGMPGDVIEIRNAELFVNGQPNPTPGQLQFRYSILTDGSPINQRVLDKYDITEGRLGMQNGEYVFWTTPAVAKELQQLPNVKQVQMLTDEAGEWNPEIFPHDARYPWNVDNFGPLEIPSKGKTVALNASTLPLYERIITAYEGHKLRTEGEKIFVDDVETTQYTFAQNYYWMMGDNRHNSADSRFWGFVPEDHIVGKAVFVWLSLDKNKPLFGGKVRWHKSLRFVK
- the dapB gene encoding 4-hydroxy-tetrahydrodipicolinate reductase — translated: MNIVLSGYGKMGKMVEHQCLSRGHQIALVIDNASQWHDIPPDISADVCIDFSSPEAALENIRRCITMGWPVVVGTTGWQQHLDEVKMLVMEHNGTLFHAPNFSIGMNIVFRLNRQLAWLVNGTDYKLRIREVHHVHKLDAPSGTAVQLANDLIARVEGLESWQLGNDAQASVLPVEAIREGEVKGIHEVIATSASDQIVLRHEAFSREGFALGAVLAAEFVLGKTGIFTMEDLLGY
- a CDS encoding ParB/RepB/Spo0J family partition protein, which codes for MSADKTKKRGLGRGLEAILQSPETDITSEDIAGNYVVGATAEIDIDKIETNPFQPRTDFDDMALRELAASIKAQGVIQPVTVRKLGFDKYQLISGERRLRASKLAGLTTIPVFIRVANDEQMLEMALIENIHRENLNAIEVAISYQRLMEECQLTQEQLSEKVGKGRTTIANFLRLLKLPPEVQIALRDGHITMGHARALINIEDPVKQLLILQQIIEKELNVRQVEKMVRDLSNPQGNKAKAPVQAVPAVYKDKAAELSRKIGAKIEIKRNPKGKGALSIAFDNDGQLENLLGLLNALGSDE
- a CDS encoding ParA family protein, with amino-acid sequence MGKTIAIANQKGGVGKTTTAINLAASFAVLEFRTLLVDADPQANATSGLGYDPKEIENSVYECIMDGVEPSVATLETTTPNLMLLPAHIDLVGAEIEMINLPNREKMMKQVIDKVKNDYDFVLIDCSPSLGLITVNALTASDSVIIPVQCEYFALEGLGKLLNTIKIVQTRLNPQLDIEGILLTMFDSRLRLSRQVVEEVKTHFQQLVFDTIVARNTRLSEAPSHGETIIMHDAASTGAINYLNLAREILVKNKMVAKTEEESK
- a CDS encoding DUF3276 family protein, whose translation is MDAEYRHDNRDGIFSRAVKAGKRTYFFDVKVTRGDDKYITITESKRKFSNELGRFIYEKHKIFLYREDFEKFIKGLQESIHFIETGELPENYGIDQADIEFEDL
- a CDS encoding 2-oxo acid dehydrogenase subunit E2; translation: MATFEIVMPKMGESVIEATITKWLKQPGDMVSEDDPIVEIATDKVDSEIPSPVEGKLIKQLYKEGDVVAVGLPIAVISLDGEDAVAGEDAPAAPQPEAIPGAELIAGGTAAADVPAPVSTPGRFYSPLVKSIAKAENIGQEELDRIPGSGKDGRVTKEDVLNYLKNRSQAPQPVAATPAPAPQAASAPAPAPAKPAQKIEAPKVVTEAGDQIVEMDRMRRIIADHMVMSKHVSPHVTSFIDVDVTNIVNWRNRVKDSFFKREGEKITYTPIFFEAAAKALKEFPQINASVDGYNIILRKNINIGMATALPNGNLIVPVIKNVDEKSLLGITKSVNDLANRARANKLLPDEIQGGTFTITNFGTFDSITGTPIINQPQVAILAVGAIRKQPAVIETEFGDVIAIRHIMILALAYDHRIVDGALGGMFLKKMKQLLEGFNPEREI